A DNA window from Acidobacteriota bacterium contains the following coding sequences:
- a CDS encoding HlyD family efflux transporter periplasmic adaptor subunit: MKNQKRIVLLALIVILAGAGYWFYRSRRVSANVGDKDLITAQRVDFPVIINATGVLEASRSVSVGPPQIRRERRFKLMRMVDEGTAVSEGDFLMEFDTSEITSRLRDETANFQRVQEERQKKRSDTDIQLKNLKLSLEQAKSDLEKLEVKLSSQVDLVSGIEIEQTRIQRDAAKRNVELLEQKVGYKTESGQLDLQISRSNERHYRGRMDDLMDAMDSLTVRAPVAGVVIYKRNWNNEATEIGSNVFAMDAVMEIPDLSSIRAKIQIDEIDSGKIRVGQEANITVDAVRGRSFVGKIVSIGTILKQATFDRPQKVIEAYLEMDDLDTKLLRPGMNLKAQIRVGEYPEVVVIPLSSIQERDGRSYVQVWKPEIKKLEWREISLRTNDGMTAVVEAGLEANEKIRSRPVV, translated from the coding sequence ATGAAGAATCAGAAACGCATCGTCCTGCTGGCGCTGATCGTGATCCTGGCCGGGGCGGGGTATTGGTTTTATCGTTCCCGGCGCGTTTCCGCGAACGTCGGCGACAAGGACCTGATCACGGCCCAGAGGGTCGACTTTCCCGTGATCATCAACGCCACCGGGGTGCTGGAGGCATCCAGGAGCGTGAGCGTCGGCCCGCCCCAGATCCGCCGCGAGAGGCGGTTCAAGCTGATGCGCATGGTGGACGAGGGGACCGCGGTGTCCGAAGGGGATTTCCTGATGGAGTTCGACACCTCGGAGATCACCTCGCGGTTGCGGGACGAGACCGCCAATTTCCAGCGGGTCCAGGAGGAACGGCAGAAGAAGCGGTCCGACACCGACATCCAGCTCAAGAACCTGAAGCTCTCGCTGGAGCAGGCGAAGTCCGACCTGGAGAAGCTGGAGGTCAAGCTCAGCTCCCAGGTCGATCTCGTGAGCGGAATCGAGATCGAGCAGACGCGGATCCAGCGGGACGCCGCGAAGAGAAATGTCGAACTGCTGGAACAGAAGGTCGGGTACAAGACCGAAAGCGGCCAGCTCGACCTGCAGATATCGCGCAGCAACGAACGCCATTACCGTGGCCGGATGGACGACCTGATGGACGCCATGGATTCCTTGACCGTGAGGGCGCCGGTGGCGGGAGTCGTGATCTACAAGCGCAACTGGAACAACGAGGCGACGGAGATCGGGAGCAACGTTTTCGCCATGGATGCGGTCATGGAGATCCCGGACCTGTCGAGCATCCGGGCCAAGATCCAGATCGACGAGATCGATTCCGGCAAGATCCGGGTGGGGCAGGAGGCCAACATCACGGTCGACGCCGTCCGGGGGCGCTCCTTCGTCGGGAAGATCGTGAGCATCGGGACCATCCTGAAGCAGGCCACCTTCGACCGGCCGCAGAAGGTGATCGAAGCCTACCTGGAAATGGACGACCTGGATACGAAGCTGCTGCGTCCCGGCATGAACCTGAAGGCGCAGATCCGCGTGGGCGAATATCCCGAGGTCGTGGTCATCCCGCTCTCCAGCATCCAGGAGCGGGACGGGCGGTCCTACGTCCAGGTGTGGAAGCCGGAAATCAAAAAACTCGAATGGCGCGAGATCAGCCTGCGCACCAATGACGGGATGACGGCCGTGGTGGAGGCCGGGCTCGAGGCCAACGAAAAGATCCGGTCGCGACCGGTGGTGTAA
- a CDS encoding HlyD family efflux transporter periplasmic adaptor subunit, whose translation MERKRNSIVKGVAALPLVAMILALSAGYAPTASAQNPGLESKKGSDPLPAPADKPAERKVAAYVVDTGEIVKEIVLTGELKARNSTMISAPRIQSSFSNTVTYLAPEGSMVKKGERIVEFDDSSLLSQKSEAERTLDEAMLNIQKKKADLEAERCDLLNSLSQAESSLKQDELYGRISKDLLPANTYQKYQLNVTKSKLALQKAREQMDNFEKSYKSQMALVEINRSQAEINLKKIESDMKLLKIDAPQDGILIYGDNWASNRKVQTGDSIFPGMEVASLPDLSSMQVLGFVYDTEYSNLSPGQRCRVRFDALPGYEVEGVIESLTSVAGRKNFASDQKVFQTVVRLDRVDVDMLKPGMTAQVDVPLVLAGGATAIPRDYLGVDNQGRQFVLKGADLKQAKKEFVEIGAVGDQLVEVLSGVKTGDRLIAAQHEAEVSK comes from the coding sequence GAGAGCAAGAAGGGTTCGGACCCGCTCCCCGCCCCGGCGGACAAACCGGCCGAAAGGAAGGTGGCGGCCTACGTCGTCGACACCGGGGAGATCGTGAAGGAGATTGTGCTCACCGGGGAACTGAAGGCGCGGAACTCCACCATGATCAGCGCCCCGCGCATTCAGAGCAGCTTTTCCAACACCGTCACCTACCTGGCTCCCGAGGGATCGATGGTGAAAAAGGGGGAACGGATCGTGGAGTTCGACGATTCCTCCCTGCTGAGCCAGAAGTCGGAGGCGGAGCGGACGCTGGACGAAGCCATGCTGAATATCCAGAAGAAGAAGGCCGACCTGGAAGCGGAACGCTGCGACCTGCTCAATTCGCTGTCGCAGGCCGAATCGAGCCTGAAGCAGGACGAGCTCTACGGCAGGATCAGCAAGGACCTGCTCCCCGCGAACACCTACCAGAAATACCAGTTGAACGTCACCAAGTCGAAACTGGCGCTGCAGAAGGCCCGGGAGCAGATGGACAATTTCGAGAAGAGCTACAAGTCGCAAATGGCGCTGGTGGAGATCAACCGTTCCCAGGCGGAGATCAACCTGAAAAAGATCGAAAGCGACATGAAGCTGCTCAAAATCGACGCGCCGCAGGACGGCATCCTGATCTACGGCGATAACTGGGCGAGCAACCGGAAGGTCCAGACCGGGGACAGCATCTTCCCCGGAATGGAGGTTGCCAGCCTCCCCGACCTGTCCAGCATGCAGGTGCTGGGATTCGTCTACGACACGGAGTACAGCAACCTGTCGCCCGGGCAGCGATGCCGCGTCCGGTTCGACGCGCTGCCGGGCTACGAGGTCGAGGGGGTGATCGAATCGCTCACCAGCGTGGCCGGCAGGAAGAACTTCGCCTCGGATCAGAAAGTTTTCCAGACCGTCGTCCGGCTGGACAGGGTGGATGTCGACATGCTGAAGCCCGGGATGACGGCACAGGTGGACGTGCCCCTGGTCCTGGCCGGGGGTGCGACGGCGATCCCTAGGGATTACCTGGGGGTGGACAACCAGGGGCGCCAGTTCGTGCTCAAGGGGGCCGATCTCAAGCAGGCGAAGAAGGAGTTCGTCGAAATCGGCGCCGTCGGGGACCAGCTGGTCGAGGTCCTTTCCGGCGTGAAGACGGGGGACCGGCTGATCGCGGCGCAGCATGAGGCGGAGGTATCCAAATGA